Proteins encoded in a region of the Falco rusticolus isolate bFalRus1 chromosome 10, bFalRus1.pri, whole genome shotgun sequence genome:
- the TMEM216 gene encoding transmembrane protein 216: MAPRSRQRSSAPLQVLLFLNGWYSATYFLLEAFVFVYKVLLLPYPFTNLVLDVVLLFLYLGTEATRIFFGSKGNLCQRKVPLSISLALTIPAAVMATYYLLLQTYALRLEAILNATLLLFYAVELLLGILALVSFSSVDSY, translated from the exons ATGGCGCCCAGGA GCCGCCAGCGCTCCTCGGCACCGCTGCAGGTCCTGCTTTTCCTCAACGGGTGGTACAGCGCGACTTACTTCCTGCTGGAGGCCTTCGTCTTCGTGTACAAGG tgctgctgctgccgtaCCCCTTCACCAACCTGGTGCTGGACGttgtgctgctcttcctctACCTCGGCACTGAGGCCACTCGCATCTTCTTCG GGTCCAaaggcaacctgtgccagcggAAGGTGCCGCTCTCCATCAGCCTGGCCCTGACCATCCCGGCAGCTGTGATGGCAACCTAttacctgctgctgcagacctACGCCCTGCGCCTGGAAGCCATCCTCAACGCCACCCTCCTGCTCTTCTACGCCgtagagctgctgctgggcatcTTGGCGCTGGTCTCCTTCTCCAG TGTGGATTCGTACTGA